A stretch of the Malus domestica chromosome 08, GDT2T_hap1 genome encodes the following:
- the LOC103400352 gene encoding uncharacterized protein: MSGFSDQLEEIKSLISSAATKANKSFAYSTLLHLQQLSSDCHDSIQMLARSSRSLIRPTVADVRNNDEEIATQALKCLGFMIYHPSIVSEIAADDVKFVLDSLAKLITTTKMKSVCNLGVWCISIQQLGTPLLAAHFHSLLLAIVHAIDNPIGSLSTTFEAIQAVMKLATLLSENMRDVAYMGSSGI; this comes from the exons ATGTCCGGATTTTCAGACCAGCTCGAAGAAATCAAATCCCTGATATCTTCAGCCGCCACCAAAGCAAACAAGTCATTCGCCTACTCCACCCTCTTACACCTCCAGCAGCTATCTTCCGACTGCCACGATTCAATTCAAATGCTTGCGCGGAGCAGCCGGAGCCTCATCCGTCCAACCGTCGCCGATGTTCGGAACAATGACGAAGAAAT TGCAACTCAGGCATTGAAATGCTTGGGCTTTATGATATATCATCCGTCCATCGTCTCCGAAATCGCAG CGGATGATGTCAAATTTGTTTTAGATTCACTGGCAAAGCTCATTACAACCACGAAAATGAAG TCTGTTTGCAATTTAGGGGTGTGGTGCATATCTATCCAACAATTGGGTACACCACTTTTAGCTGCCCATTTCCATTCTCTTTTGCTTGCGATTGTTCATGCCATTGACAATCCTATCGGTTCTTTGTCGACTACTTTTGAGGCTATTCAG GCTGTTATGAAGTTAGCAACTTTGTTAAGTGAGAATATGAGAGATGTCGCATATATGGGCTCCTCCGGTATATAG
- the LOC139198024 gene encoding uncharacterized protein, which yields MSTLRGQGYDGASNMKGELNGLRTKILNKCPQAFYVHCFAHQLQLALVAVAKGIEGVAIFFNNASILVNTIGSSCKRRDAFREKQLEQIKKALDIGDLEMGKGLNQESSLMRPCDTCWNSHYGTIVSIIVMFEAVVEVLEWIKNDINQDNFGEAILDMQLKELNDCFDEVNTELLFCMACLSPVNNFASFDKAKIVRLAQFYPQDFDGMDFINLPIQLDNYIHDMKMHSEFSSLKGIGDLAKELVKTRRCANYMLVYNLLTLALVLPVAIASVERAFSAMKIVKTPLRNKMEDQWLSDSMLVYIERCNCFY from the exons ATGTCCACGTTACGGGGACAAGGCTATGATGGAGCTAGTAATATGAAAGGTGAGCTAAATGGCCTTAGAACAAAGATTTTGAACAAGTGTCCTCAAGCATTTTATGTTCATTGTTTTGCACAccaacttcaactagctctTGTAGCCGTTGCAAAGGGAATTGAGGGTGTTGCCATTTTCTTCAACAATGCTAGTATCTTGGTCAATACTATTGGATCATCGTGTAAGCGTCGTGATGCATTTAGAGAGAAACAACTagaacaaattaagaaagctcTTGATATTGGTGATCTTGAAATGGGTAAAGGGTTAAATCAAGAGAGTAGTCTCATGCGTCCTTGTGATACATGTTGGAACTCACATTATGGTACTATAGTGAGTATTATTGTCATGTTTGAAGCTGTGGTGGAGGTGCTTGAATGGATTAAAAATGATATCAACCAAGACAATTTCGGAGAAGCAA TCCTTGATATGCAATTAAAGGAATTGAATGATTGCTTTGATGAGGTAAACACCGAATTGCTTTtttgtatggcatgtttgagtccggtgaataattttgcatctttcGACAAAGCAAAAATTGTTCGTCTAGCCCAATTTTATCCTCAAGATTTTGATGGTATGGACTTCATAAATCTTCCCATTCAACTTGACAATTACATTCATGATATGAAGATGCATAGTGAGTTTTCATCATTGAAAGGAATTGGTGATCTTGCGAAGGAGTTGGTGAAGACCAGAAGGTGTGCAAACTATATGTTAGTGTATAACCTTCTTACATTGGCTTTGGTGTTACCGGTTGCAATCGCTTCGGTGGAGAGagctttttctgctatgaagattgtgaaaacaccattgcgtaacaaaatggaagatcaatggttgagtgatagcatgcTTGTTTACATAGAGAGATGTAattgcttttattga